Part of the Sulfobacillus acidophilus DSM 10332 genome, AAATTTCTCTGGCATAAATTTTTTGAATTGGCATCAAGATCCGGACATTTTGATCCATTTTTTTGACAATAGTCTTCGTTATGGGCTGGTCACGGGGGGATCGCGCATGACGCAAGGCATTTCCCGCCCCCATGCGCAACTCGAAGAACTCGTCTGCCGACTCACCGGCAAGGAACGCGGATTAACGTTCGCTTCCGGTTTATTGGCCAATATCGGGTTCGTGCACGCGATGTCAAGTGCGCTCCGGCTGGATAAGCACTGCCGCATTGATAATCGGGACGCTTGTTTTGTGCTCGACCGCGATAGCCATTGGAGTTTATGGAAAGCGGTTCAACATCTGCCGTATGGTAAGCAAGTCTTTTCTTTTCGGCACAACGATGTGGGTCACCTGCGTCAGGTCTTGAACAAGCTGCCAAACCGAAAAGCTGTGGTGATCATTGAAAGCGTCTATTCGTCAGACGGCAGCGTGGGACCCATTGCGGAGATTTTGGATGTGTGCCGAGAACACGGAGTATTAAGTTTTGTCGACGATGCCAATGGCTTTTTGGTCTACGGTCCCAAGAATAGGCCCTTTGCTACTGAATTTGCGCGATTGCCTGATGCTACATTCATCATGACATCCTTCTCGAAGACGGTGGGACTTGAAGGCGGAATTCTTTTAGGACCGCGGGATGTCATCATGGCCTTCGAGCTTTTGTCGGGCACGTCGATGTTTACTGCCGCGATTCAACCTCCGACAGCGGCGACGATCCATCGCATTATCCGACTACTCCATGACAATCCGAGCATTATGGACCAGTATCTCGTACGCGTCGCAGCGTTTCGGCAACGACTGTCAGGGCGCGGGTACCGCTTGAATCCCACGCCAAGCTATATTACGTCCATCATGATTGGTTCGGACACGAAGGCTATCGCCGTTCGCAAAGCATTCCTCGCGGCGAACATGAATGTTCCCGTGTTCCGGTACCCGGCAGTCAAACCGAATCAGGCTCTGATGCGCGTTATATTAAACCGCTCGCATTCGGATGCACAAATCGACGCTTTCTTCGAAACACTTGACCGCATCCGTAGCGAGGTGAAGTTTTAAGATGACGGAGACGGCATGGACTTTTCAAACCTTTGACCGTTTGGAGGATGTTCCGGAAGACGTTTGGGTTCCACTCGTCGACGCCACGGATGGATGGAGCGCAGAGTATCTCCGACAACTCCCTCAGGCGAGACTGGATTGTCAGTGGCACTATTTTCTGGTGTGGGACGGCTCAAAGGCTTACGCCTTCACCTTTGGCTACACGATGGCAGTCGGAGCGGCGACATTGATGATATTAGGATCGCCGGTGAATACAGGCTGGCCCGTCTTTTTGGGACAGGATGCGAGCTCGGACGTCGGGGCATGGTGGCCATCTATGGTGGCGATGATCGAGGACGCCGCACGCCGATCCGGTGTGGATGCCATTATTATCCGCGATCTCTGGCGGAGTGGACCATCGGAGGCGTACGAACCGGTCCTTCTGCAGTTGGGCTATTCGCGCCGGAAGACGTTTCATGAAGCCTGGCTGTCGTTGCCCTGGCCCTCATTTGACGCGTATTGGGATGCATTGCGATCGAAAATTCGTATCGCATGGAACCACGATTTGCGACTTTTGAATGAGGCCGGATATACATGGACCACGTTACCGACCGAGTCGGTTGTGAGGAGTGCCGCGCATCTTGCTACGTTGTGGCGTGCGGTCTATGACCGGCACCAGGACCCCGACCAATTAATTCTTCCAGCGGCCTATTTTGCACGGTTCGGCAGCCTCTCGAATTGCAATGTCCTGGCACTGACGCACGGGACAACCCTCGTCGCCTTTGCCTATCTGTTTTCCCATGAGCGGTGGCTAGAAGCGTCATATTGTGGGGTGAACTACACGTACGCTGTGGGCAAACCTGTTCAGCGGTCGCTCGTCATGGCTATTGTTCGTTGGGCTCTCGACCATCACTACGAGGCGGTCAATCTCGGAATTTCCAATGAGTTGGTCAAGGCTCGCACCGGCGCCCAATTCCGCCCACTTTACGCGTATCTGAAGGGACTGACGGCCACGGCGCGGGATCTTTTGGACCAATTTTGGGGCGATCCCCCCAATGCCCCTACAGTGCGCGTGTGTCATGGTGAGCGTCCCCAATGACGGGGTCGAACCCGAACCCTCGCATCGAGTGGATAGTGGCGCTCGCGAGCTTGGCCCTCGTGCTGGATGATTGGGCCCAAAATCTCTTGTTGCCACTCATTCCGATGTGGCGTCACGAACTGGGATGGCAGGGATGGCAAATTGGCACAGCCCTTGGAGCGGAATCTGCGGTGGTCGTGTGGGCCAGCCCACTGGTTGGTTATTACCTGCGCGAACCACGTACAGCGCGAACCCTGGCAACTCTCGCATTAGGAATGTTTGGGATGGCCTTAGTGGTCTATGGGCACGCTCAGGCATACGGGTGGTGGGTAGCGGCGCGGCTCACGCAAGGGGCCGCCGTAGCGGTGAGTTTTCCCGCGATCTTTGTCTGGGCGAATCACCTCCTTCCCATGCGCGATCGTGAACGACGTCTTCAAACCATCAATGTCATCACGGCCGGCGGTGCATTAGGGACGCCCTTGGTCAGTGGGGGTGTATTGCAACTCTTAGGGCGTTCCGACGCCTTTTGGGCGATGGCCGGTCTCGTGGCAGCGCTGATGGTGGCCTTTCTTCTCACGCCGATTCCTCCGGGTTCGGTTGTCTGTCCCACTGCCCATTCCAGGGAAATCCCGCCCCAGGTTGGGCTCATGTGGGGAGTGGTCGCCTTAGTCATGTTCGGTGTAGGGCTGTTGCAGACCGCCTTGCCGCTCGCGGTGGCCGTACCGTTGCAGTGGAGCCCCTTGGCTATTGGCTTTTCTTTTCGTCCTCGGGGTTGTCTTTGTGGTTCCGCAAGTGTTTATCCGTCAAGGTGAACGACGGTCAGCACTGTGGGTGCTAGGCATTGGCGCTGCACTGATGACGGTTCTCGGCTTTGTTTCATCCGGTTGGGTACGTGCGGCCGTGGCCGTCGGCATTACGTTGAGTTTTGTCCCGGCCTTCTCCTGGGCCCTACGGGCGGCGAGCACTGGTCCGCGTGCCGGCGCTGGTTTTGGGTGGTTTGAGTCGGGGATTGCAACAGGGCTGCTCGCTGGCACCACCATTGGTGGAGTACTCTGGAGTTGGGGCGGGGGTCTCGCTATGTTCGGTATCGGGGCACTCATCTTAGCGGGCGGTATCGGCGTCTTGGTCGGATGGCCAGGCCGAACGACCTATACGCAAAAGGAGACGCAGATTCCATGACGCCTCCACCGAATCCGGTCGTCTGTATTACGGGGTCTTCCAGTGGTTTTGGACTGGAAGCAACGATAGCATTTGCCCGTCGTGGATACACCGTAGTGGCTACCATGCGTGATGTATCACGCCAGACGGCCTTGGTCGCTCGTCTGACCCCGTTAGGGCTGCTGTCACGCGTTCTAATTGTGCCGTTGGACGTCACCGATGCGGCAAGTATCCGTGCGGCCGTGGATACCATCGACCAACGCCTTGGCTGCATAGACGTCTTGGTCAATAACGCAGGTATTGCGGTCGGGGGATTTCTGGAAGAAACATCAGAGGTGGCATGGCGCCGCCTGCTAGAGACTAACCTTCTCGGTGCGGTCACGGTGACCAATACCGTCCTTCCGATGATGCGTGCGCAACAACAGGGACGGATTATCTTTCTCTCTAGTCTTGGGGGCTTGGTACCGACGCCGTTTTTAGGGGCGTATTGCGCCGTCAAGTTTGCGCTCGAAGGTTATGCGGAAACACTACGTCTGGAACTCGCGCCATTTCACGTAGACGTTGTGCTGGTCGAGCCAGGCGCTTTTCAGACTTCCATCTGGCAAACCCCGCTGACGAATGAGCGAACGATCCCAGATTATGATCATGTTCGTGACTCGTTTATGACCTTATATCAGGAAACCTTGTCAAAGCATCTGAAAAATCCGCAAGTTGTAGCTAATCGCCTTGTCTCGATCGCAATGACCCGACATCCGCGACTCCGGTATCCTATCGGGTTTGATGCGTGGCAAGAAATTTACCTACGCAAATTATTGCCCTGGCGATTATACGAACAGCTTATCAGAAAAATCCTCAACCTCGAACCCCGAGGTTCCGGGGGCAACAAGTGATAGTGGTCCCCAAAAATTATAGACAATTTAGCATTCGGCCGCCTTCAAAAGCCTAGTGGCGCTCGAAATGCTCAAAAAAGAAAAACCGTCAGCCAGATTGCTGCCGAATTCGGCCTTCATCCCCGGTAATTGCATCGTGGGAAGCGCCAGGCGCTCGAGAATTTTCCGCCGTTGTTTACCGAGTCCCCAGTACTCCTACAACAGGCCCAAGCCCACCAACAACAGCTGACCGAGCTGTATGCGGAAATCGGCAAACTGACCACCCAAGTCGAGTGGCTCAAAAAAATCTGGTCTCGACCCTGACCCGCGATGAACGGATGACCTTGCTGGATCGGGAAGCGGAACCCTGCCGTTGACGACGCGAGCCACGTTGTGAAGCCTCAACCGCTCGAGCCTCTATGACCGGCCCGTCGGGCCGGATGCCGAGGCAATCGCGCTGAAGCATCGCATCGATGACATTGACACCGATCGACCGTTTTACGGATCCCGACGGATGACGGCCCAGTTGAACCAGGAGGGTTACACCGTGAACCGTAGGCGCGTGCAGCGCACCATGCGGGAGATGGTAAACGTAAAATAATCCCCACATGGGCGGCAGGGATCGTTTGTGATTGATGGGGATTAGGGGGCCGGCGGGATGGGCCGCGCTTTCACATGGACCGGTAACGTGGCTGACCAGCGTAAGCAATCAGCCCAGCTAGCCGCGTTCGCCAGGTTGCACTGCGGCTCAAACAGATATTGGAGATAGGCGCGAGGTTCCAAGCCGTTTTCTTTGGCCGTTTGAATAGAGCCTTGCAGCAACGAGCGAGCCTTTGGGACCGTATCGCGGTTGGGCGGCGTATCTCTGGTGGCTCCAATTACAGGCCGAAGTGATTGCCCGTAGAGGGTCTATATTAGTATCGACATGGGGTTTCGAGACATTGTCATGTAAAATTGTCAATAAGAAGGTGAACAGCATGAGTGATCCTGAGATACATGCGGTGGCGTCGCTCATCGGCGAGGCCTCTCGCGCTACGATGCTCGTGCACTTAATGGGGGGGCGGCAGCTGCCCGCGTCAGACCTTGCTCGGATAGCCCGTGTGGCTCCAGCGACCGCGAGTGAGCATTTAGCCAAATTGGTGGCGGGCGGTTTGGTGCAAGTCCGACAGCACGGGCGCCATCGCTATTATGCCTTGGCTAGCCCCGAGGTGGCCCATATCATCGAAGGGTTGATGAGTCTGGCTCCTGCCGAGCCGGTGCGGTCATTACGCGGTTCGACCCGCCGAGAACAACTACGCGAAGCCCGTACCTGCTACGACCACCTTGCCGGGGCGTTGGGTACTGGCTTAACGGATGCCATGATCGCGCAGGGTTGGCTAGCCTATGACGCGATTCAAGACACGCTGACGTTGACGCCGGCGGGATTCCATCAGGCTGAAATGTGGGGGTGGATGCTTGACCCTCACCGCCGTATGCCGCTGGTACGGCCTTGCCTTGATTGGAGCGAACGGCGATACCATGCAGCGGGCCAAGTGGGCCGCGAGATGGCCGCGTGGATGTTCCGTCACGAGTGGATCCTTCGCGGCCCCGCAGACCGTGCGGTATTCGTGACCGCGGACGGGCGTCGAGCTCTAGCCGAATTGTTTCATTTATCCTGGCCGCCGAGCCCCCAGACGCGACCGGGTGATTCCCAATGGCGGAGACAGCAGGAGGGCGGGGGGGCCATTCATGCTTCGGGGGCGGACGTATCGTCACCCTCCAGCTAAATCTCCCGGTGATTGAGACGGGATTGGGTTTTAAATAACCGATTATTTTCCCGATCCCCCCTCTATAGCCGTCAGCGTTGATAATTGCGGCCCCAATGCGAGTAGGACCTAAGGGTGTAGAAACTTGTGCTGTCAATACCTGAAAGGGGCCGAGCATGATTCGCATGTGGGTTGTGCCTTGGTGTACCAGGTAATTGAAGACGCCTAGGCTAGGCTTGTTGTAGTGTACTTAGGTCCCCGTTTTGGCAATGACGGCTGGCGTTATTCTCGACAACCAGAATAACGCCAGCCGAAGTAACGCTCGTTCACTCCCCTATTATCGGTCTTTACCACACGAATGCCTCGGGAAATCTCCACCTGTGCCCGAACCAGTAAAACCATAGGTGTCGAGCGATGTCGTTTATTTCGGTGGGCATCGAAACATTCTGATGGTACAGTCTCCTGGCACGGTCCTTACGCAGGCAAGCCTGCTCGTGCAGCATACCTTAAGCCACGGGAGGTGATTTGATCATGCGCCTACGGCCGACGAACGCCGGATCTGTGTTTGGTTCGGTTCCGGGTTAATTTATATTTGGAGAAAACAATTAGAGGGGGGTACGCCCCCCTAATACAAATTGGTCCAGGGGGTGCGAGGATGACCATCTTACGTCCCGTGTTAAAGCGAGCTATACCGTGGTTTTTGGTCCGCGATTTTGTGCAAATCGGAGAAGAACCTGGTTATACTTTCGCGGTGACAGATGAGGTGTCACGGACGGTTGATTTGTTGGAGATGTTGGACGGGCGGTCGTTAGATGATGTGCTGACGGCAGCGCGCCGCCGATGGAAAGATGCCCAGGCCGATCGGTGGGTTTTAAACGCATTGGACACATTGCATTCTGCCGGGCTACTCACGGATGCGGCAAGTCGAATTCCTACTCATGACCGCTTGGCGTTGTTGGCGGACCGCTATAATGCCAATGTAAACTTCTGGGAATTAATGGATCCCAAGGGCCGCGGGTGGGCTATTCAAGAAGTTCTCGACCAGTCCCGTGTCGTGGTTCTCGGAGTCGGCGGTTTGGGCACTTATGTGAGTTTTGCTCTAGCCGGGGTCGGCATCGGTACGCTGACCCTGGTCGATTTTGATCGGGTGGAGGCCAGAAACTTAAATCGGCAAATCCTTTATACAGCCGCGGATATAGGCAAACCCAAAGTCGACGTAGCGCAGCAGCGTCTCCAAGACTTCCACCCGTCGATCACCATCGGGGCCATTACAACACGAATTAGTGGGGCTAATGACTTATTTGAACCATTACAGGGCGCTACGTGGGTGGTGTGCGTGGCTGACACGCCAAGTACCCAAATCCATCAGTGGGTTAATGAAGCAGCGGTGGCGTGTCGGGTCCCCGTTACCTTTGGCGGGGTATTAGGGCGGGTCGGCGTATATTCCACCATCATGCCGGACCAATCGGGCTGTGTGGCATGTCAGGCGCGCCAAATGACGGATGAACAACAAGCATTATGGGATGTGATGCAGCAGCGCCAATTCCAACGCGTAAATGCTGCAATAGCGCCCCATGTCAGTATGTTAGCCGGCATTATTGTTAAAGACGTAATTCGTGGCTTGCTCCATGTGACCCCACATTCTCTCGGGGCCATTTGCCATTATGATTTTAATGACCTGATCGATCCGGTCCGTGTGACGACCGGCCCCCAGCCCTTTGAGGGCCGGATGAATGACGACCACTTGACGGGCATGGCGGATCAGGCGATCATAAATCGTGAACGCATTTCCGGTCGCTTCGATCGCCACCGCGGTTTCGGGCGTCAGCCGCGTCGCGACAAATTGGGCCCACTCGTCGGGCGTGTTGGAAAACCGGAAATGCGTCCCTTTTTGGCCGGGTTGAAAGACATAGCCATGAATATAATTTTTGTGCAGATCGAGTCCCATAAACTGCGTTATGCGCAGGCCCTCCTCTCCGAATTGTTGGTCGTGGGCGATGTCTGGTATCATTCCGTGCTTGTGGGCAATCACGTATCCGAGTCTCCGGCCATGCCGGCTCATGGGGGAGGTGCGCTGGGCGGAACGCACTCACACCGCACGCGAGTCCGGGCGACAAACGCCAGCCCATGTAAAAAGTCGAGACGTTCCACCCCGCGACATCGCACGAATCCACCCACGAGATGCCGAAGCATTCGAGGGAGATCCCGTCGATTCCTGCTCCGCACCCCGGGGCTTGATTCCCATCATACCCACAGCACCACACAGACATTATCCCTAGAGAGAACGCTGGTGTTAAAAAAGAGTAATCCGATTTTTTGCCCCTAGACGACGTGCTATGGATGTGTTAGTTGGATGGGTGAGACCAAAGACTATGGACCCGTGAATTTAAAACTTGATTTGCGCGGGTGTACATGGATGAGAAGTTTCGAAGTTCGGGGATGGCTTGAGCAATGGTTCTAACTGCGCTTTGGCCTACGCCAACCAAAATTAACGTGCTGAGGATTTTGGCTGGTGAAAGGGGAGAACTTACGGTAAGTATTAACAAAAATAGCGTCACAATCGCTACCAGTGGAGCTTGTATAAGGGATGCTACAGCATAGCCTCTAGCGTGAAAGTAAGCAGTATTAATCGTATGCAACAAAGTGTTAGAGAGATTTGGTTGTTTAGCACCGCGTGCTTGCTGATAAGCGAGGAGGGCTTTTTGATTAGCGTCTGTTAATCGGATTAGTGGGCGGCTGACAGTGGCCCAAACAAGGAATAGTGCGCTTCCAGCACCCAGTAGAGGAAGCAGAATTTCAGGGGCTATCAGACCGATTGCGACTACCGCAACGATTAATGCTGGAACTTGTTGCGCTATATTTTCTACAGTTATTAGAAGGTGATTCGATGCTGGCCTCAACGACACAAAGACCGTGTCGTATTCTTCCGAGGAACGTAACCGGGGGACTGTTTGTAACTGAATGGTTTTTATAATGCGGGCCCGTATCCACAGCTTGAGGGAGGCAAGAAGCTGAGTCGCAACCAAAAGGGCGCATATTATTTGGATAGCATGAATTTTTTGGATTCGTGTACCATGAGCTAGATAGGAATATAAGTTCCCCAAGGCAAGCACATTTAAGTCCAAAACGATACCCAGTGCCATTGCGGTCGAGATGAGGATCAGTAGAATTCCAGTAAATGCCTCTAAAAGGGATCGTAGAAACGTGAATGCTGCTGTATATTGGGAGAGACGTCGAGAAATCGTGTCGATCATTGCTACTCTCACGAATGCACTCCTTATTTCAAAACACCTTAATTAAATAACTATATGCAAATATAGTGGCATGCGAAAAAATGAGATTGGCCAGTTGCTGACTGGCCAATCTTGCGTTTCATCTTAAACAATTATAGGAGGTGCGAGAGTGCAATTATTGGCTAAAATAGTGCTAGTTATAGGCATGGTGATTTTTATTATAGGTCGTTTCATGGGACATCGCGAGTCAACGGTTCAAATGGCTGGGGTCGTCATAATTTTTGTAGGTGCTGGCCTCGCAATGTATAGCGTACGGAAGGGGCGTGGTGGATAAGGTGAGTAAGAATGGTGATGATGTAGCTTTCCGCTGCGAAAACCTTGCCTTATCGTTTGGATCGACGGTGGTATGGAAAGACGTTAATGTGACTATTTCGTTAGGTTGTGTTATCGGACTAATTGGACTTAATGGCAGCGGGAAGACATCGTTTCTCCGGACACTTTCGGGGTTACTGGCTCCTACGGGCGGAATGGTTACTGGTGTAGGATACGCTGCGAAGCCGTCGATCCATCATTGCGTGTTACTGGAGGAAACCAATCTTTTCTATCCTCAGCTTACATGTCAAGAAATGGTTGAGTTTTATGCGGGAGTGGCAGGTGCAAGGAGCGCGCAAATGGAGTCTTTGGTGCAGGAACTAGGGTTATTGCCCGTTATACATCATCGTGTGCAGGCGTTGTCTCAAGGGTATCGTACTCGTCTCGCACTAGCATTTCCCTTGATGTCGCCAGCTCGAGTTTTACTACTTGATGAGATCTTTAACGGCCTAGATGTAGTCGCGATCGAGTTGATCAAGAATGTCTTCCAAAGGGAAGCCATGAATGGACGAACCATCATCGTATCTAGTCACCAACTCGAGGTGCTTGATAAGATGGCCGATACGTTTCTAGTTATTCACAATCAAACGATTGATGCCATTGCACCGACCGATATAAGAGGAAAATACGGCAGCTTACAAGCACTGCTTACGCAATAAAGGTTTAACAGAGGACTGGAGAGATGAGGACAGGTATTCTTATTTTTTATCATGAACTCAAAACTTACGGGATTGTAAGTCGGATGGAGCGACTTGTTGCTATTGCCATCATTTTGGGAGTGGGTTTGACGCTTGGCTGGTTGGGTACTTTGCTTCGTAATGAGGTCGTAATTTCACGTCAGTTATTGGAGCACCTAGTTGGACCAGGTCTTATGGTTCTTCCGATCACTGTTGGCGCGTATGGAGCATTAGGCATTTTACAGTATGTTAGCAATGAACGCCCTATTTACGACTGGGCGGTGCGAGTAGGATTGCCGCGCCATACAGTCGGATGGGCTTTGGCGCCGTTGGTTTGGCTCTTGGGTGTGTTTGTAACCGAGTTATTTGGTGCAGCACTTGTTGCGATAGGTTTTCCTATAATATTTGCCTATACATGGGCATTAGATGGCTCCTTGTTGGGGCTATTTCTGGCGGTTTGTGCCGGTGTAGCGATTTCTCATGTAGAGACTAATAGCATTCGCTTAGTGTTCCGAATTGTTATGTTGGTTGTCCTCGGTTTGGGGATTCGGACGGCGATTCCGTTCCGTTGGGGTTACCGTTTTGGGACTGTTTTTGCTGTTGTGATCTTAGTCATTCTGTTGATTGGACAGAAAATTATAATTAGTTGTATTAGTTATTCGTCAAGAACCGTTAAACGCGTCTCTCCAACCACTGTGAGGGCGACTCTTAAATGGACAGTGTTGAGTGGATATCGTAAGGCGGTAATTTTATTCTACCGAAATCGAGAACTGAATTTAGCGACAATTCCAGGGGTTGGTACCTTAGCGGCTTTGCTTATCCTTTTGAGTAAGGCTCCCCATATTTCGGTACTTACTAGCGCGATTCCGTACGTGCTGTTCTCCATTACCACGAGCCACAACGTAACGAAAAAGTTTTGGCATATGGAGTTACCTCTATTTTCAGCGTGGAGATGGACGTCCTTTCCGATGCGCCAAGTGATGGGAGCTCTCCTCGTTGTTTGGGCGTACGTTTACCTCGCTATGTCTACAGTATTTGTTATATTGCGGCTTATCTTGCCGCCGCTGGGCCAACTCGTGCATGTTGCACAAATACTATCTTTAGGCGTAACTGCTACGGGTATGGGCCTGGCGACTGGCGCCTTAGCCTTTGGGTTGGGGCTTCGCCGTAAATCGGGTGATACCGTTTTTACCGATTCAATTGGTAGTCCCGCGTTCCAGTTACCATTATTGGTGGCGATACTTCTTACTGTGGGCAACTCGACTTTAGGCTTAGAACTGGGGGTACCGATATTTATTGCTATCGGTAATGGTGTCGTGGCGTTGGTTGGCATAGTGATAGCGCGAAGTATTATTCAGCAAAAATTGCATCGAATGATATATTTTAATGAAATGTCTTAAAAATAGCGCTAGATTCTGAACAGCTCTGCGGTTGACTAGCTATGTTATTAAATTGTGTAATATTCGACATGTAGCAAAGCGTTAGACCTTAGTGAACTTGCATGGCGGAATGCATTTGTTGACATCCCAGTTCTGTTTCGGTTGACGATTTTCGTTGGATGGTTCAGAACATGGGGCCTTTATTGGGTTAATAATCATTACTAACACGCGTTGCAACTGATAGTAA contains:
- a CDS encoding ABC transporter related protein (PFAM: ABC transporter~COGs: COG1131 ABC-type multidrug transport system ATPase component~InterPro IPR003439:IPR003593~KEGG: mil:ML5_0258 abc transporter related protein~PFAM: ABC transporter-like~SMART: ATPase, AAA+ type, core~SPTR: ABC transporter, ATP-binding protein;~manually curated), which encodes MSKNGDDVAFRCENLALSFGSTVVWKDVNVTISLGCVIGLIGLNGSGKTSFLRTLSGLLAPTGGMVTGVGYAAKPSIHHCVLLEETNLFYPQLTCQEMVEFYAGVAGARSAQMESLVQELGLLPVIHHRVQALSQGYRTRLALAFPLMSPARVLLLDEIFNGLDVVAIELIKNVFQREAMNGRTIIVSSHQLEVLDKMADTFLVIHNQTIDAIAPTDIRGKYGSLQALLTQ